In Natronococcus occultus SP4, the following proteins share a genomic window:
- the cca gene encoding CCA tRNA nucleotidyltransferase, with the protein MSDDEADRDEDGATGSNDGGELEDVLSTVQSRVDPDADERARLRAVAATLTERAEDAATDLVAGADVLQVGSSARGTWISGDRDIDVFVRFPPELDRETLAEYGLEVGHATVPDGHEEYAEHPYVKGEVEGFDVDVVPCFRLESATEIRSAVDRTPFHNRYLEERLDEALAADVRLAKQFLKGIGVYGSDLRTQGFSGYLTELLVVEYGGFRSLLEAAADWHPPVEIDPEDHGADISFGDPLVVIDPTDPERNVAAVCAMENVARLQHYAREFRTAPSVEFFEPREPTPLTEAALREHLSDRGTTPVAVRFETPELVDDQLYPQLRKSLAGIVTGLEDCGFDVLRAQTFAAETAVVLAELSVAERPAIERHLGPPIHVRAHAEGFYDAYADDPEVYGPFVDGDRYVAERAREWTTARAFLESDAVFDVGLGAHVETALEDGYDVLVGEETAALLPEFDRQLGAYFDPQP; encoded by the coding sequence ATGAGCGACGACGAGGCAGACCGCGACGAGGACGGTGCGACCGGATCGAACGACGGGGGCGAGCTCGAGGACGTCCTCTCGACGGTCCAGAGTCGAGTCGATCCGGACGCCGACGAGCGGGCACGGCTGCGCGCGGTCGCGGCGACGCTCACCGAACGCGCCGAGGACGCGGCGACCGATCTCGTGGCTGGCGCCGACGTCTTGCAGGTCGGGTCCTCGGCACGGGGCACCTGGATCAGCGGCGATCGGGACATCGATGTCTTCGTCCGCTTTCCGCCCGAACTCGACCGCGAGACCCTCGCGGAGTACGGTCTCGAGGTCGGCCACGCGACGGTTCCGGACGGCCACGAGGAGTACGCCGAACACCCCTACGTCAAAGGCGAGGTCGAGGGGTTCGACGTCGACGTCGTCCCCTGCTTTCGGCTCGAGTCGGCGACCGAGATCCGCTCGGCCGTCGATCGGACGCCGTTTCACAACCGCTACCTCGAGGAGCGACTCGACGAGGCGCTCGCGGCCGACGTTCGCCTCGCCAAGCAGTTTCTGAAGGGGATCGGCGTCTACGGGAGCGACCTCCGGACGCAGGGGTTCAGCGGCTACCTCACCGAGCTGTTGGTCGTCGAGTACGGCGGCTTTCGCTCGCTGCTCGAGGCAGCGGCCGACTGGCACCCGCCCGTCGAGATCGATCCCGAGGACCACGGCGCCGACATCTCGTTCGGCGACCCGCTGGTCGTCATCGATCCGACCGACCCCGAACGAAACGTCGCCGCGGTCTGCGCGATGGAAAACGTCGCCCGTCTGCAACACTACGCCCGCGAGTTCCGCACCGCGCCGTCGGTCGAGTTCTTCGAGCCCCGCGAGCCGACGCCGCTGACCGAGGCGGCGCTTCGCGAACATCTCTCCGATCGCGGGACGACGCCGGTAGCGGTCCGGTTCGAGACGCCCGAACTCGTCGACGATCAGCTCTACCCGCAGCTCCGGAAATCCCTCGCGGGGATCGTCACAGGGCTCGAAGACTGCGGGTTCGACGTGCTCCGGGCGCAGACGTTCGCCGCCGAGACGGCCGTCGTCCTCGCAGAGCTTTCCGTCGCCGAGCGACCCGCGATCGAACGTCACCTCGGCCCGCCGATTCACGTCCGCGCCCACGCCGAGGGGTTCTACGACGCTTACGCCGACGATCCGGAGGTGTACGGCCCCTTCGTCGACGGCGACCGCTACGTCGCGGAGCGAGCCCGGGAGTGGACGACCGCCCGCGCGTTCCTCGAGAGCGACGCCGTCTTCGACGTCGGGCTGGGCGCCCACGTCGAGACGGCCCTCGAAGACGGGTACGACGTCCTCGTCGGCGAGGAGACGGCGGCGCTGCTTCCGGAGTTCGACCGTCAGCTGGGCGCGTACTTCGATCCGCAGCCCTAG
- a CDS encoding bacterio-opsin activator domain-containing protein: MNVHTPSPADDPLFREVVETVTDGFVILDAEGRIVFTSSHVPELLGYGTEALLGEPVDRLFPDGQATPIGPLLERAPSFDTDPIDCSLVHDTGRSVPVELAVSTVEVDGDRYLTVAVRTDPDDPSGRRDRPATRIEIDDRRIDSETRAERDESRLEALYEASRNLHAATSREDVGRIAVELVQTVLGRSYAAVWLLDSAADRLEPLAASRSVRSSTVDGGAAAGIAPISPGTVEMDAFRDGVARLFEAYPTVGRPAHPEIGLEERLVVPIGTVGLLTVGSTDDETIDDSLRNLVGILASTIQAALDRLDAEDAIRHRSAAMESATDGMGISDESGELRYVNRALADLHGYADPDELVGSSWRTLFPETEVERLEREAIPAVLEAGHWRGEAVGLRADGTRFYQDHSLTALEDGIVCVVRDVTERKSWERRLEALNEVARELMGVETAPEIARTGVDAVDGVLGFEIACVRLFEPETNQLECVAMTDGAEALLERRAAYDLEATLAGRAFRNRESVQNVIGERERDESSLFEHSSIHVPIGPRGVLTVLARSDETVTGSDVHLTEMLAMGIGAALTRAERTQLLRTQERELRQQRDQLETLNRIGAVNDELVTGLVAATTREELDRMVCEQLVASDLYRSAWIGRVEGVDDRIGSPVGAGVEEGYLETVTRTRLGAIAGGIVERAIDARTVRVLRQYRIADDPETDGDPPREVEAIAAVPLLYGDRTVGVLVINSVRDDVFTDDAIAGFESLGRIVGFAKNALKSRELLLADSIVELEFTLRDPGVFYVRISDELDCRCVFQRAIPLDNGRVMLYHEVSGADPGAVLGAAEDAAGIESARAVSERSDGFVLQTVTSNSMIQLSLASGTAVRSAVAEDGAGTIVLEAPQSADVREIVARFDAEFDGLELVAKRERERSVTTADTFRESVGDRLTDKQRAALESAYFAGYYDWPRKITAEELADSIGISSSTLHQHLRRGNWCLLSAFFGTNGEAPEPSST, from the coding sequence ATGAACGTACACACCCCGTCGCCAGCCGACGATCCGCTCTTCAGGGAGGTGGTGGAAACCGTCACCGACGGGTTCGTGATCCTGGACGCGGAGGGCAGGATCGTCTTTACGAGTTCACACGTCCCCGAGCTGCTCGGCTACGGGACCGAGGCGCTACTCGGTGAGCCGGTCGATCGGCTCTTTCCCGACGGGCAGGCGACGCCGATCGGTCCGCTCCTCGAGCGGGCGCCATCGTTCGACACCGATCCGATCGACTGCTCGCTCGTCCACGACACCGGGCGCTCGGTCCCGGTCGAGCTGGCCGTGTCGACGGTCGAGGTCGACGGTGACCGCTATCTCACCGTCGCCGTTCGAACCGATCCCGACGACCCGTCGGGGCGAAGGGATCGACCGGCCACGCGCATCGAAATCGACGACCGACGGATAGACTCCGAAACACGAGCAGAGCGCGACGAGAGCCGGCTCGAGGCGCTCTACGAGGCGAGTCGGAATCTTCACGCGGCCACGAGCCGCGAGGACGTCGGACGGATCGCCGTCGAGCTCGTCCAGACCGTCCTCGGTCGGTCCTACGCCGCCGTCTGGCTGCTCGATTCGGCGGCGGATCGGCTCGAGCCGCTGGCCGCGAGCCGATCGGTCCGTTCTTCGACCGTCGACGGCGGAGCCGCGGCGGGGATCGCGCCGATCTCACCGGGGACGGTGGAGATGGACGCCTTCCGGGACGGTGTCGCTCGGCTGTTCGAGGCGTACCCGACGGTCGGTCGGCCCGCCCATCCGGAGATCGGGCTCGAGGAGCGCCTCGTCGTTCCGATCGGAACGGTCGGGCTTCTGACCGTCGGCTCGACAGACGACGAGACGATCGACGACTCGCTTCGGAACCTCGTCGGCATCCTGGCCTCGACGATTCAGGCCGCGCTCGACCGCCTCGACGCCGAGGACGCGATCCGCCACCGATCGGCGGCGATGGAGTCGGCGACCGACGGGATGGGGATCTCCGACGAGTCCGGCGAGCTCCGCTACGTGAATCGCGCACTCGCCGACCTGCACGGGTACGCCGATCCCGACGAGCTCGTCGGCTCGTCCTGGCGAACGCTGTTCCCGGAGACGGAGGTCGAGCGCCTCGAACGGGAGGCGATCCCGGCGGTGCTGGAGGCGGGCCACTGGCGTGGCGAGGCCGTCGGACTGCGGGCCGACGGCACCCGGTTCTATCAGGATCACTCGCTGACCGCGCTCGAGGACGGGATCGTCTGTGTCGTTCGCGACGTCACCGAACGGAAATCCTGGGAGCGACGCCTCGAGGCGCTCAACGAGGTCGCCCGCGAGCTGATGGGCGTCGAGACCGCGCCGGAGATCGCCCGAACGGGCGTTGACGCCGTCGACGGCGTGCTGGGGTTCGAGATCGCCTGTGTCCGCCTCTTCGAACCCGAGACGAATCAGCTCGAGTGCGTCGCGATGACCGACGGCGCCGAGGCCCTGCTCGAGAGACGAGCCGCCTACGACCTCGAGGCGACGCTGGCCGGGCGCGCGTTCAGGAACCGGGAGTCGGTTCAGAACGTAATCGGCGAGCGCGAACGGGACGAGTCCTCGCTGTTCGAACACTCGAGCATCCACGTTCCGATCGGCCCCCGCGGCGTGCTCACGGTGTTGGCCCGGAGCGACGAGACCGTTACCGGAAGCGACGTCCATCTCACCGAGATGCTGGCGATGGGGATCGGCGCGGCGTTGACCCGCGCCGAGCGGACCCAGCTGCTTCGCACGCAAGAGCGGGAGCTTCGCCAGCAACGCGATCAGCTCGAGACGTTAAACCGGATCGGCGCGGTCAACGACGAGCTCGTCACGGGGCTGGTCGCGGCGACGACTCGCGAGGAGCTCGATCGGATGGTCTGCGAGCAGCTGGTCGCGTCGGATCTCTACCGCAGCGCATGGATCGGCCGCGTCGAGGGCGTCGACGACCGGATCGGCTCGCCCGTCGGCGCCGGCGTCGAGGAGGGGTATCTCGAGACGGTGACTCGCACCCGGCTCGGCGCGATCGCCGGCGGTATCGTCGAGCGAGCGATCGACGCTCGGACGGTTCGGGTCCTCCGCCAGTATCGGATCGCCGACGATCCCGAGACGGACGGGGATCCACCTCGAGAAGTCGAGGCGATCGCCGCCGTCCCGCTTCTGTACGGCGACCGAACCGTCGGCGTCCTCGTCATAAACAGCGTCCGCGACGACGTCTTCACCGACGACGCCATCGCGGGCTTCGAGTCGCTCGGTCGGATCGTCGGCTTCGCGAAGAACGCCCTCAAGAGCCGGGAGCTGCTGCTCGCTGACTCGATCGTCGAGCTCGAGTTTACGCTTCGCGACCCGGGCGTCTTCTACGTGCGGATCAGCGACGAGCTCGACTGTCGCTGTGTGTTTCAGCGCGCCATCCCCCTCGATAACGGTCGCGTGATGCTCTACCACGAGGTGTCGGGCGCCGATCCCGGTGCCGTCCTCGGGGCGGCCGAGGACGCCGCCGGGATCGAGAGCGCCCGCGCGGTCTCCGAACGGAGTGACGGGTTCGTTCTCCAGACGGTTACGTCGAACTCGATGATCCAGCTCTCGCTCGCGTCCGGAACCGCGGTTCGCTCGGCGGTGGCGGAAGACGGCGCGGGAACGATCGTCCTCGAGGCCCCCCAGAGCGCCGACGTCCGCGAGATCGTCGCGCGGTTCGACGCCGAGTTCGACGGGCTCGAACTGGTCGCAAAACGCGAACGCGAGCGGTCGGTGACGACCGCGGACACGTTCCGGGAGTCGGTCGGCGATCGGCTAACCGACAAACAGCGCGCGGCTCTCGAGTCGGCGTACTTCGCCGGCTACTACGACTGGCCCCGGAAGATCACCGCCGAGGAGCTGGCCGACTCGATCGGGATCTCCTCGTCGACGCTCCACCAGCACCTCCGCCGGGGGAACTGGTGTCTGCTCTCGGCGTTTTTCGGTACGAACGGGGAGGCTCCGGAACCGTCCTCGACGTAA